In Sphingomonas sp. LR60, the following are encoded in one genomic region:
- a CDS encoding metallophosphoesterase family protein yields the protein MSTTVSISLGIALVAGRKRVPSPATGKIALRTGLMVIRSSCWRRLSTGGRSGKQFDSMTIGVPRDRLSRACGRQASGLSTRSIPTSPVFAFSMLKKLFRSSRVVSGPAFAPEAGSRIYAIGDIHGCRFELEQLLEMIDADDAARGAAETTLIFLGDLVDRGPDSAGVIARLMQLAQERPRVRFLKGNHEELFLHALDGAKDALRMFCRVGGKETVLSYGVDSAEYDLARLPATGRAAGGAGAGRSPGVSRRVRGPDRLGRLCLRPCRGAAGRASGRAETQRPALDLARASSTIAVRIPR from the coding sequence TTGTCGACGACCGTCAGCATCTCCTTGGGCATCGCCTTGGTGGCGGGCAGGAAACGGGTGCCGAGCCCCGCTACGGGGAAAATCGCCTTGCGTACCGGCTTGATGGTCATTCGGTCCTCCTGTTGGCGCCGGCTCTCTACCGGCGGGCGATCCGGTAAGCAATTCGATAGCATGACGATCGGCGTCCCGCGCGATCGCCTGAGCCGCGCTTGCGGTCGTCAGGCATCTGGCCTAAGCACCCGCTCCATCCCGACATCGCCGGTTTTTGCGTTCTCCATGCTCAAGAAGCTGTTTCGTTCGTCCCGCGTCGTTTCCGGGCCTGCTTTCGCCCCGGAAGCCGGCAGCCGGATCTATGCCATCGGCGATATCCATGGCTGCCGGTTCGAACTCGAGCAATTGCTGGAGATGATCGATGCCGACGACGCAGCGCGCGGGGCCGCCGAGACGACGTTGATCTTCCTCGGCGATCTGGTCGATCGCGGACCGGATTCGGCGGGCGTGATCGCGCGGCTGATGCAGCTGGCGCAGGAGCGACCACGCGTCCGGTTCCTCAAGGGCAACCACGAGGAATTGTTCTTGCACGCGCTGGACGGCGCGAAGGACGCGTTGCGGATGTTCTGTCGCGTCGGCGGCAAGGAAACGGTGCTCAGCTACGGCGTCGACAGCGCCGAATATGATCTCGCTCGATTACCCGCAACTGGCCGAGCGGCTGGCGGCGCTGGTGCCGGCCGATCACCGGGCGTTTCTCGACGGGTTCGAGGACCTGATCGTCTCGGGCGACTATGCCTTCGTCCATGCCGGGGTGCGGCCGGACGTGCCTCTGGACGAGCAGAAACCCAGCGACCTGCGCTGGATCTCGCGAGAGCTTCCTCGACCATCGCGGTGCGCATCCCAAGATGA
- a CDS encoding cryptochrome/photolyase family protein has protein sequence MTTLLWLRQDLRLHDQPALVAAAQQGPVIPVYILDDDAPGDWRIGGAQRWWLHQSLASLDKALRDKGSRLILRRGDAVSILNELAEASGAEAIHAMRHYEPWWRKAEDALGERLCLHDGNHLAPPEQVTTGSGGQFRIYSAFWKGLQEHLPPEKPLAEPDDIPAPKHWPKGDTLADWSLLPTKPDWSGGFDWTPGEDEACRKIASLDLKGYEDRRNMPAEEGTSRLSPHLHFGEVSPRAVWHASGAHDITFRKELAWRDFTDGVVLALPEYADKNGRSAFDKLPWRTGKEAQSDLRAWQTGQTGYPIVDAGMRQLWQSGWMHNRVRMITASFLIKHMLIDWREGERWFWDCLIDADYGNNAVNWQWVAGTGIDANMFGRIMAPLTQSEKFDAGDYIREWVPELKDLPDDAIHDPDAAGCRPDDYPPKLIGHREARERALAAGKKVR, from the coding sequence ATGACCACCTTGCTCTGGCTGCGACAGGATCTGCGGCTTCACGATCAACCGGCGCTCGTCGCCGCCGCGCAGCAGGGACCGGTGATCCCGGTCTATATCCTCGATGACGACGCGCCGGGCGACTGGCGGATCGGCGGGGCGCAGCGGTGGTGGCTCCATCAAAGCCTCGCCTCGCTCGACAAGGCGCTGCGCGACAAGGGCAGCCGGTTGATCCTGCGTCGCGGCGACGCGGTGTCGATCCTCAACGAACTGGCGGAGGCGAGCGGGGCCGAGGCGATCCACGCGATGCGCCACTACGAACCGTGGTGGCGCAAGGCGGAGGACGCGCTCGGCGAGCGTCTCTGCCTCCACGACGGCAACCACCTTGCCCCGCCCGAACAGGTGACGACGGGCTCCGGCGGTCAGTTTCGCATCTATTCGGCGTTCTGGAAGGGGTTGCAGGAGCATCTGCCGCCCGAGAAGCCGCTTGCCGAGCCGGACGACATTCCGGCGCCGAAGCATTGGCCGAAGGGCGACACGCTCGCCGACTGGAGTCTGCTGCCGACCAAGCCCGATTGGTCGGGCGGGTTCGACTGGACGCCGGGCGAGGACGAGGCATGTCGGAAGATCGCTTCGCTCGACCTGAAGGGCTATGAGGATCGTCGCAACATGCCCGCCGAGGAAGGCACGTCGCGCCTTTCGCCGCATCTTCATTTCGGCGAGGTCTCGCCGCGCGCGGTCTGGCATGCCAGTGGCGCGCATGATATCACCTTCCGCAAGGAACTGGCGTGGCGCGACTTCACCGATGGTGTCGTGCTCGCGCTGCCTGAATATGCCGACAAGAACGGTCGGTCTGCATTCGACAAGCTGCCGTGGCGCACCGGCAAGGAAGCCCAGTCCGATCTGCGCGCGTGGCAGACCGGTCAGACCGGTTATCCGATCGTCGACGCCGGGATGCGGCAGCTTTGGCAGAGCGGCTGGATGCACAACCGCGTGCGGATGATCACCGCCTCGTTTCTCATCAAGCATATGCTGATCGACTGGCGCGAGGGCGAACGGTGGTTCTGGGACTGTCTCATCGACGCCGACTACGGCAACAATGCGGTCAACTGGCAGTGGGTGGCCGGTACCGGGATCGATGCGAACATGTTCGGCCGGATCATGGCGCCGCTGACCCAATCCGAAAAATTCGATGCCGGCGACTATATCCGAGAGTGGGTGCCGGAGCTGAAGGATCTGCCGGACGACGCAATCCATGATCCCGACGCCGCCGGCTGTCGTCCGGACGATTACCCGCCCAAGCTGATCGGGCATCGCGAGGCGCGCGAACGCGCGCTGGCGGCGGGCAAGAAGGTACGTTAG
- a CDS encoding MerR family transcriptional regulator: MSASAAYAVVSPRPDRDSFTITDLSAEFGVTPRALRFYEDEGLIAPERRGLVRIYSHRDRARLAWILRGKRVGFSLADIREMIDLYDLGDGRQTQRAVAIQRCRDRIAALEQQKHDLDAAITELTEFVGVLDGGATRKE; the protein is encoded by the coding sequence ATGAGCGCTTCTGCTGCCTATGCCGTTGTTTCCCCGCGGCCTGACCGCGACAGCTTCACGATCACCGATCTGTCGGCGGAGTTTGGCGTTACGCCGCGTGCGCTGCGCTTCTATGAGGACGAAGGGCTGATCGCGCCGGAGCGGCGCGGACTGGTCCGCATCTACTCGCATCGCGATCGAGCACGGCTGGCGTGGATCCTGCGCGGCAAGCGCGTCGGGTTCAGCCTGGCCGATATCCGCGAGATGATCGACCTCTACGACCTCGGCGACGGTCGCCAGACGCAGCGCGCAGTGGCGATCCAGCGCTGTCGCGACCGGATCGCGGCACTCGAGCAGCAGAAGCACGACCTAGACGCCGCCATCACCGAGCTGACCGAATTCGTCGGCGTGCTCGACGGTGGCGCAACCAGGAAAGAGTGA
- the purF gene encoding amidophosphoribosyltransferase, with translation MLTTHPFDDDHLHEECGIFGASGSEGAAALVALGLHALQHRGQEAAGITSFDGHVFHTHRAMGHVAGNFDRDEVIRALAGDVACGHVRYSTTGETALRNVQPLYAELQSGGFAIAHNGNISNAMRLRRELVRRGSIFQSTSDTETIIHLVATSQYRTLLDKFIDALKQVEGAYALIVMTPDGMIACRDPLGIRPLVMGKLGETYIFASETVALDVVGATFERSVDPGELVIVQNGELRSIRPFEQVAARPCIFEWVYFSRPDSIVDDHSIYSVRKNIGAQLAIEAPVEADLVIPVPDSGVPAAIGYAQESGIPFELGIIRSHYVGRTFIQPGDKVRHLGVKLKHNANRALIQGKKVVLIDDSIVRGTTSLKIVQMMREAGAAEVHMRIASPPTRHSCFYGVDTPERAKLLAAKLDLGGMTDFIHADSLSFVSIDGLYKALGESQRADGRPRYCDACFTGDYPTTLTDHDESSAVDQFAMLAERVN, from the coding sequence ATGCTGACGACACATCCGTTCGACGACGATCATCTCCATGAGGAATGTGGCATCTTCGGTGCCTCCGGCTCGGAGGGCGCAGCCGCGCTCGTCGCGCTGGGTCTTCACGCGCTCCAGCATCGCGGCCAGGAAGCCGCAGGTATCACCAGCTTCGACGGCCACGTCTTCCACACCCATCGCGCGATGGGTCATGTCGCGGGTAACTTCGACCGCGACGAGGTCATCCGCGCTCTTGCCGGCGATGTCGCTTGCGGGCACGTCCGCTATTCGACGACCGGTGAGACCGCGCTGCGCAACGTCCAGCCGCTCTATGCCGAACTGCAGTCGGGCGGTTTCGCGATCGCGCACAACGGCAACATCTCCAATGCGATGCGGCTGCGTCGCGAGTTGGTGCGGCGCGGATCGATCTTCCAGTCGACCTCCGATACCGAGACGATCATCCACCTCGTCGCGACCAGCCAATATCGGACTCTGCTCGACAAGTTCATCGACGCACTGAAGCAGGTCGAGGGCGCCTATGCGCTGATCGTGATGACCCCCGACGGCATGATCGCGTGCCGCGACCCGCTGGGCATCCGTCCGCTGGTGATGGGCAAGCTCGGCGAGACGTACATCTTCGCGAGCGAGACGGTCGCGCTCGACGTGGTCGGCGCAACCTTCGAGCGCTCGGTCGACCCGGGCGAGCTGGTGATTGTTCAGAACGGCGAGCTGCGCTCGATCCGTCCGTTCGAGCAGGTCGCCGCGCGGCCGTGCATCTTCGAATGGGTATATTTTTCGCGCCCCGATTCGATCGTCGACGATCATTCGATCTATTCGGTGCGCAAGAACATCGGCGCGCAACTCGCGATCGAGGCACCCGTCGAAGCCGACCTCGTCATCCCGGTGCCCGACTCGGGCGTTCCCGCGGCGATCGGCTATGCGCAGGAATCGGGCATTCCGTTCGAACTCGGCATCATCCGCTCGCACTATGTCGGGCGCACCTTCATCCAGCCGGGCGACAAGGTCCGTCACCTCGGCGTCAAGCTGAAGCACAATGCCAATCGTGCGCTGATCCAGGGGAAGAAGGTCGTGCTGATCGACGATTCGATCGTGCGCGGCACCACCTCGCTCAAGATCGTACAGATGATGCGCGAGGCGGGCGCGGCGGAGGTGCACATGCGCATCGCCTCGCCGCCAACGCGGCATAGCTGCTTCTACGGCGTCGACACGCCCGAGCGCGCCAAGTTGCTGGCGGCGAAGCTGGATCTGGGCGGGATGACCGACTTCATCCACGCCGACAGCCTGTCGTTCGTCTCGATCGACGGGCTGTATAAGGCGCTGGGCGAGTCACAGCGCGCCGATGGCCGTCCGCGATATTGCGATGCGTGCTTCACCGGCGACTATCCGACCACGCTGACCGACCATGACGAATCGAGCGCGGTCGATCAGTTTGCGATGCTCGCCGAGCGGGTGAACTGA
- a CDS encoding cyclopropane-fatty-acyl-phospholipid synthase family protein: MDAATSHPSPARGRARLFAPIWHRVLDRIDRGLREGAIEAQLPDGTQRLLGGHAPGPVAVVRLVRWRALWRLVTAGSIGWYEGWAAGDWTSPDLVPIFDLFVRNRGALGNVARAKHVARLAVWLGHRLRRNHRSGARRNIAAHYDLGNDFYREWLDATLTYSSALDVVAGEPLEAAQQRKLDAVFARTATSAGQSILEIGCGWGSFAATAAAAGVAVHGLTLSTEQRDHVLARGLEGVTVALTDYRDVAGRYDAVASIEMVEAVGPEYWPAYLATIARVLKPGGRAALQFITIADDIWDAYNGSADFIQRYVFPGGSLLSASRFRALAEAHGLAWQDEHRFGLDYAATLLDWRRRFDRAVAEGRLPPRFDARFQQLWRYYLMYCEGGFRGGGIDVMQVTLVKPR, from the coding sequence ATGGACGCGGCCACCTCTCATCCTTCGCCTGCCCGGGGCCGAGCGCGGCTGTTCGCGCCGATATGGCACCGCGTACTCGATCGTATCGACCGCGGGCTGCGGGAAGGCGCGATCGAGGCGCAGCTTCCCGACGGTACGCAGCGCCTGCTCGGCGGCCATGCGCCGGGGCCGGTCGCGGTGGTGCGGCTGGTGCGCTGGCGCGCGCTGTGGCGGCTGGTCACCGCCGGATCGATCGGCTGGTACGAGGGGTGGGCGGCCGGCGACTGGACCAGCCCGGATCTTGTGCCGATCTTCGACCTGTTCGTCCGCAACCGTGGCGCGCTGGGCAATGTCGCGCGCGCCAAGCATGTCGCGCGGCTGGCGGTGTGGCTCGGACACCGCCTGCGCCGCAACCACCGCAGCGGAGCGCGTCGCAACATCGCCGCGCATTACGACCTCGGCAACGACTTCTACCGCGAATGGCTCGACGCGACGCTCACGTACTCGAGTGCGCTCGACGTCGTCGCTGGCGAGCCGCTCGAGGCGGCGCAGCAGCGCAAGCTCGACGCGGTCTTCGCGCGCACCGCGACCAGCGCCGGGCAATCGATCCTCGAGATCGGCTGCGGCTGGGGTTCGTTCGCGGCGACCGCGGCTGCTGCCGGCGTCGCGGTGCACGGGCTGACGCTTTCGACCGAACAGCGCGACCATGTGCTCGCGCGCGGACTTGAGGGCGTAACCGTCGCGCTGACCGATTATCGCGACGTCGCCGGTCGCTATGACGCGGTCGCCAGCATCGAGATGGTCGAGGCGGTTGGCCCCGAATATTGGCCTGCGTATCTAGCGACGATCGCGCGCGTGCTGAAGCCGGGCGGTCGCGCCGCGCTGCAGTTCATCACGATCGCCGATGATATCTGGGACGCCTATAATGGCAGCGCCGACTTCATCCAGCGCTACGTCTTCCCCGGCGGCTCGCTGCTCTCCGCCAGCCGCTTCCGCGCGCTCGCCGAAGCGCATGGGCTGGCGTGGCAGGACGAACATCGCTTCGGGCTCGACTATGCCGCGACACTGCTCGACTGGCGGCGCCGCTTCGATCGCGCGGTGGCCGAAGGGCGCCTCCCGCCACGCTTCGACGCACGCTTCCAGCAGCTCTGGCGCTATTACCTGATGTACTGCGAGGGAGGGTTCCGCGGCGGCGGCATCGACGTCATGCAGGTGACTTTAGTCAAACCGCGCTGA
- the galU gene encoding UTP--glucose-1-phosphate uridylyltransferase GalU has product MTIKPVRKAIFPVAGLGTRFLPATKAMPKEMLTVVDKPLIQYAVEEALEAGIEQIIFVTGRGKGALEDHFDISFELETTMRARGKSLSVIENIRQQPGSPVYVRQQEPLGLGHAVWCARDIVGDEPFAVLLPDELMVGTPNFMAQMVQAYDKVGGNVIGALEVAPEETDKYGIISPGARDGALTEVTALVEKPAKGSAPSNLMIPGRYILQPEVMKILDLKEKGAGGEIQLTDAMAKLIGQQPFHGFTFNGERFDCGDKTGFVTANLALAMARGDIGPAVRSFAEARLS; this is encoded by the coding sequence ATGACCATCAAGCCGGTACGCAAGGCGATTTTCCCCGTAGCGGGGCTCGGCACCCGTTTCCTGCCCGCCACCAAGGCGATGCCCAAGGAGATGCTGACGGTCGTCGACAAGCCGCTGATCCAATATGCGGTCGAGGAAGCGCTGGAGGCGGGGATCGAGCAGATCATCTTCGTCACCGGGCGCGGCAAGGGCGCGCTCGAGGATCATTTCGACATCTCGTTCGAACTCGAGACGACGATGCGCGCGCGGGGCAAGAGCCTTTCCGTGATCGAGAACATCCGTCAGCAGCCCGGCTCGCCGGTTTATGTCCGCCAGCAAGAGCCGCTCGGGCTCGGCCATGCGGTGTGGTGCGCGCGGGACATCGTCGGCGATGAGCCGTTCGCGGTGTTGCTCCCCGACGAGCTGATGGTCGGCACGCCGAACTTCATGGCGCAGATGGTGCAGGCCTATGACAAGGTCGGCGGCAACGTCATCGGTGCGCTGGAAGTCGCGCCCGAGGAAACCGACAAGTACGGCATCATCTCGCCGGGTGCGCGCGACGGCGCGCTGACCGAAGTGACCGCGCTGGTCGAGAAGCCCGCCAAGGGCAGCGCGCCGTCGAACCTGATGATCCCCGGCCGCTACATCCTCCAGCCCGAGGTCATGAAGATCCTCGATCTGAAGGAAAAGGGTGCCGGCGGCGAGATCCAGCTGACCGACGCCATGGCCAAGCTGATCGGGCAGCAGCCGTTCCACGGCTTCACCTTCAACGGTGAGCGGTTCGACTGCGGCGACAAGACCGGCTTCGTCACCGCCAATCTCGCGCTCGCGATGGCGCGCGGCGACATCGGTCCCGCGGTCCGCAGCTTCGCGGAAGCGCGGCTCAGCTGA
- the hisI gene encoding phosphoribosyl-AMP cyclohydrolase — protein sequence MSDARETGSDFLPKFDAAGLVTAVVTDRASGGVLMVAHMNAEAIDATRASGEATFFSRSRGRLWKKGETSGNVLRVVEMRVDCDQDALWIIADPAGPACHTGAPSCFYRRLTDSGLERFA from the coding sequence ATGAGCGATGCGCGTGAAACCGGCAGTGATTTCCTGCCCAAATTCGATGCGGCCGGGCTGGTGACCGCGGTCGTGACCGATCGTGCCAGTGGCGGCGTACTGATGGTCGCACATATGAATGCAGAGGCGATCGACGCGACGCGCGCGAGCGGCGAGGCGACCTTCTTCTCGCGCAGCCGCGGACGCCTTTGGAAGAAGGGCGAGACCTCCGGTAATGTCCTTCGGGTCGTCGAAATGCGCGTCGACTGCGATCAGGATGCGCTGTGGATCATCGCCGACCCAGCCGGCCCGGCCTGCCACACCGGCGCGCCGAGCTGTTTCTATCGGCGGCTGACCGATTCGGGGCTGGAGCGCTTCGCCTGA
- a CDS encoding HesA/MoeB/ThiF family protein has protein sequence MTLGPDELTRYARHIVLPEIGGGGQLRLTRAHVLVIGAGGIGSPVIQYLAAAGIGRLTIVDDDRVELSNLQRQTLFATEDVGRAKAEVAAASVARLNPHVSARAIVARVGADNIASLLDEAPDVIVDGCDNFDTRLVVADAALAHRIPLVSAAVGRFEGQIGVYRGWETDKPCYRCFVGDAPARDALTCAEEGVLGPVTGIVGSMAALEAIRQIAPFGDDSAGRLMLLDFLSLRFRTLALPPDPACRACNATRG, from the coding sequence ATGACGCTCGGCCCCGACGAACTCACCCGCTATGCGCGGCATATCGTGCTGCCCGAGATCGGCGGCGGCGGACAATTGCGGCTGACGCGTGCGCATGTCCTGGTGATCGGCGCGGGCGGGATCGGGTCGCCGGTGATCCAGTATCTGGCGGCGGCGGGCATCGGCCGGCTGACGATCGTCGACGACGACCGGGTCGAACTCAGCAACCTGCAGCGCCAGACGCTCTTCGCGACCGAGGACGTCGGACGTGCCAAGGCGGAGGTGGCGGCGGCGAGCGTGGCGCGGCTCAACCCGCATGTGTCCGCGCGTGCGATCGTCGCGCGGGTAGGCGCTGACAACATCGCGTCGTTGCTGGACGAAGCACCGGACGTGATCGTCGATGGCTGCGATAATTTCGACACCCGGCTGGTTGTCGCCGATGCCGCGCTTGCGCATCGCATCCCGCTCGTGTCCGCGGCGGTCGGGCGGTTCGAGGGCCAGATTGGCGTCTATCGCGGCTGGGAGACGGACAAGCCCTGTTACCGCTGCTTCGTCGGCGACGCTCCGGCGCGCGATGCGCTGACCTGCGCCGAGGAAGGCGTGCTGGGGCCGGTCACCGGGATCGTCGGCAGCATGGCGGCGCTGGAGGCGATCCGGCAGATCGCGCCGTTCGGCGACGACAGCGCCGGACGGCTGATGCTGCTCGACTTCCTGTCGCTGCGGTTCCGCACATTGGCGTTGCCGCCCGATCCCGCGTGCCGCGCGTGTAACGCGACACGCGGGTAA
- a CDS encoding acyl-CoA dehydrogenase C-terminal domain-containing protein, with amino-acid sequence MPQYTPPIRDTRFVLEHVVGLDRYANVAGFGSATPDTVDAVLEEGGRFVAEVLFPLNQSGDQEGCTRHEDGSVTTPKGFKEAYAKFVESGWGTLSAPEAFGGQGMPHVVSTAFQEYMISANMAFAMYPGLAHGAIAALVVKGNPEQQQKYLPRMVSGEWGGTMNLTEPQCGTDLGLIRTRAEPQADGSYKITGTKIFISAGEHDLTDNIIHLVLAKTPGAPDSSKGISLFVVPKVMVGDDGSLGERNAVSCGSIEHKMGIHGNSTCVMNYDGATGWLVGDEMKGLAAMFIMMNAARLGVGLQGLGVAETAYQNAVQYAQDRRQGRALTGPAEPGEKADTLFVHPDVRRMLMDAKAWTEGLRALCLWGALQADLEHHADAEEDRQLAGDLLGLLTPVIKGVGTDRGYQIATNAQQVYGGHGYIREWGMEQYVRDARIAMIYEGTNGVQAMDLVGRKLAQNGGRAVQAFGRLVMEEIAAGKGNPAVADLAQRLEKAAGELQAATMWFLANGMKDPNNVGAGAVPYMHLVGAVATGLMWLRMATAAAKLKDEGQGDAAFLDAKLVTARYFAERVLPEAGSLRRQIEGGAEAIMALPPEMFAAA; translated from the coding sequence ATGCCGCAGTACACGCCGCCGATCCGCGACACCCGTTTCGTGCTCGAACATGTCGTCGGGCTCGACCGCTATGCCAATGTCGCCGGCTTCGGTTCGGCAACCCCCGACACGGTCGATGCGGTGCTGGAGGAAGGCGGCCGTTTCGTCGCCGAGGTGCTGTTCCCACTCAACCAGTCGGGCGATCAGGAAGGCTGCACGCGGCACGAGGACGGCAGCGTGACGACGCCGAAGGGCTTCAAGGAAGCCTACGCCAAGTTCGTCGAATCGGGCTGGGGTACGCTCAGCGCGCCGGAGGCGTTCGGCGGGCAGGGAATGCCGCACGTCGTTTCCACCGCGTTTCAGGAATATATGATCTCGGCCAACATGGCGTTCGCCATGTACCCCGGCCTCGCGCATGGAGCGATCGCGGCCCTGGTCGTGAAGGGGAACCCCGAGCAGCAGCAGAAGTATCTGCCGCGGATGGTGTCGGGCGAGTGGGGCGGCACGATGAACCTGACCGAGCCGCAATGCGGAACGGACCTCGGGCTGATCCGCACCCGCGCCGAGCCGCAGGCTGATGGCAGCTACAAGATCACCGGCACCAAGATCTTCATCTCGGCCGGGGAGCATGACCTGACTGACAACATCATCCATCTCGTCCTCGCCAAGACCCCCGGCGCGCCGGACAGCTCGAAGGGCATTTCGCTGTTCGTGGTGCCCAAGGTGATGGTCGGTGACGACGGATCGCTGGGCGAGCGCAACGCGGTGTCGTGCGGCTCGATCGAGCATAAGATGGGCATCCACGGCAACTCGACCTGCGTCATGAACTATGATGGCGCGACCGGCTGGCTGGTCGGCGACGAGATGAAGGGCCTCGCCGCAATGTTCATCATGATGAACGCGGCGCGGCTGGGCGTCGGGTTGCAGGGCCTCGGGGTTGCCGAGACCGCTTACCAGAACGCCGTGCAATATGCGCAGGATCGCCGGCAAGGCCGGGCGCTGACCGGGCCGGCGGAGCCGGGCGAGAAGGCCGATACCTTGTTCGTCCATCCTGACGTCCGCCGGATGCTGATGGACGCGAAGGCGTGGACCGAAGGGCTGCGTGCGCTCTGCCTGTGGGGCGCGCTCCAGGCCGATCTCGAGCATCATGCCGATGCCGAGGAGGATCGCCAGCTCGCGGGCGATCTACTCGGGCTGCTCACCCCGGTCATCAAGGGTGTCGGCACCGATCGCGGCTACCAGATCGCGACCAACGCACAGCAGGTCTACGGCGGTCACGGCTACATCCGCGAATGGGGGATGGAGCAATATGTCCGCGATGCGCGGATTGCGATGATCTACGAAGGCACCAACGGTGTGCAGGCGATGGATCTGGTCGGGCGCAAGCTTGCGCAGAACGGCGGCCGTGCGGTGCAGGCGTTCGGGCGGCTGGTGATGGAGGAGATTGCCGCGGGCAAGGGCAATCCGGCGGTCGCCGACCTCGCACAGCGTCTCGAAAAGGCGGCGGGCGAGTTGCAGGCGGCGACGATGTGGTTCCTCGCCAACGGCATGAAGGACCCGAACAACGTCGGCGCCGGAGCGGTGCCGTACATGCATCTGGTCGGCGCGGTCGCGACCGGGCTGATGTGGCTGCGCATGGCGACGGCGGCGGCGAAGCTGAAGGACGAAGGGCAGGGCGATGCGGCCTTCCTCGATGCCAAGCTGGTCACCGCGCGCTATTTCGCCGAGCGTGTGCTGCCCGAGGCGGGTTCGCTGCGCCGCCAGATCGAGGGCGGGGCCGAGGCGATCATGGCGCTGCCGCCGGAGATGTTCGCAGCGGCGTGA
- a CDS encoding SDR family NAD(P)-dependent oxidoreductase, giving the protein MDKLLQDKLALVTGASRGIGAATAVALGEQGAHVVLTARTASGLEEVEQRIFDAGGSATIAPLDLTQSDSIARLATAIGERWQALDVMVLNAGMLGSLAAVPAIDAKELAQVLTLNVSAQVALIQAFDPMLRRSAGARVIGVTSSVARSPRAYWGAYGASKAAFETLLEAYGDEIAEVSKIRVAVLDPGATRTKMRARAYPGEDPNSVKPPEAVAARIVALAVDGFPPNHRERVS; this is encoded by the coding sequence ATGGACAAGCTATTGCAGGACAAACTGGCGCTCGTGACCGGCGCCAGCCGCGGGATCGGTGCGGCGACGGCCGTGGCGTTGGGGGAGCAAGGCGCGCATGTCGTGCTGACCGCGCGCACTGCCAGCGGTCTGGAGGAGGTCGAGCAGAGAATCTTCGACGCGGGCGGATCGGCGACGATCGCGCCGCTCGATCTGACGCAGAGCGACTCGATCGCCCGGCTTGCGACCGCGATTGGGGAGCGCTGGCAGGCGCTGGACGTGATGGTCCTGAACGCGGGGATGCTGGGGTCGCTTGCCGCGGTGCCGGCGATCGACGCCAAGGAACTGGCTCAGGTGCTGACGCTCAACGTATCGGCGCAAGTGGCGCTGATCCAGGCGTTCGATCCGATGCTGCGCCGGTCCGCCGGGGCGCGCGTGATCGGCGTTACGTCATCGGTCGCGCGTAGCCCGCGCGCCTATTGGGGCGCCTATGGCGCTTCGAAGGCGGCGTTCGAGACGCTGCTGGAGGCCTATGGCGACGAAATCGCCGAGGTGAGCAAGATCCGAGTGGCGGTGCTCGATCCGGGGGCGACGCGCACAAAGATGCGCGCGCGTGCCTATCCGGGCGAGGACCCGAATTCGGTCAAGCCGCCCGAGGCGGTCGCGGCGCGGATCGTGGCGCTGGCGGTCGATGGCTTTCCGCCGAACCATCGCGAACGGGTCAGCTAG